DNA from Kitasatospora sp. HUAS MG31:
ACCCGCAGGCGGTTCCAGCTGCCCTCGCCGGGCCAGCCGTCGGCGTCGGCACCGCTGTAGCCGAGCTTCTCCTGCCAGGCCTGGTAGGAGGCCCGGTCGGTCTCCGACCACTGCGGACCCGGACCGCTCTGGTACTTGCCGCAGCCCTCCTCAACCAGACGCCGTCCCATCGCCGTCACGATCGGATTTCTGCGTGTTCTTGCCCCGGCCCTCGTACACGTAGCCGTGCTGGCACACGGCCAGGCTGTAGCCGATGTCGGCCCAGCCATTGCCGTCCATGTGCTCGTCCTGGGTCTCACGCATCTTGCGCGGGCACTGGCTGTGCTCGACTCCGACGAACAGCGATCCGAAGTAGTGGATCTTGACACCCTTGTTCGTGGAGATTTCCGGATGCCCGTTCCTCGGCGGTCGAGCACCCCACTCTGCGCGCGTGACAAACCTCCTTGCATTCCCCCCGGAAGCTAGAGTTTCTGCTCGGCCGAATATTTCTCCGAACACGATCGACCATACGCACACCCAGGCGGGCGATCAAATGAATTACCTGCGTTTAATCCCAAGCATCAGGGGGAACGCGCGGGGGAAAATGAATTATGCCGGCATTTTCCCGATAGCCACATTTGCCCGACCTAAGAATCCGGTAAGAATCACTGCGGCAAGACGAGGTCCGTAGTCGAACTGAACGCGGCCCGGCCGGATCGGATGGCTGCGGCGCACCCCGCCGGGAACCACAGCCCACCCCCGCTCGTCCTTGGGGAGGTGGACAAACCTTCAGGGAGAAGCTGCATGCCGGGCTGCCTCGCAGCCATCATCGGGTTGGCGGGAGGAGCCGGCTCATGGGCACTCGCGGACTCAGCCCGCAGATACTGCGGCTCATACCAGGAGCACACCGACTGGGGCAGCATCTGGCACTACGAACTCCCCCTCTCCATCGCGGCAGGACTATTCGTCGCACTCGCCGCCCACGGGGTCACATATCTCGCCGTACGCAGATCGAACAGCGGG
Protein-coding regions in this window:
- a CDS encoding peptidoglycan-binding protein, producing the protein MGRRLVEEGCGKYQSGPGPQWSETDRASYQAWQEKLGYSGADADGWPGEGSWNRLRVPKVTPLTTSRFRGLPGSRATRTVRS